DNA from Halalkalicoccus subterraneus:
TACGCCCGCCTGCTCTATCGGGACGCACAGGGCATGGAGACCGCCATGCCGATCGCCGACCCCGACTTCTCGGCGGTCGACGTCTTCGAGCACGCCGAGGACGACGAGTTCGCCCGGTACGTGATCGACCAGGTCGCCCACTGGAACGCGATGGGCGTCGCGAACGTCGTCCACGCCTACGCGCCGCTGGTCGTCTACGTCGGCGGCGCCGTCGCGATCAACAACCCGGAGCTCACCTTAGAGCCCATCCGGGAGAAGTTGGAGGAGATGGTGTTCGTCAACATCCCGCAGATCGAGCTGACGACGCTGGGCGACGACGTCGTGCTCCACGGCGCGATCGCGAGCGCGATGACCGCCGGAACCGGCGATCGGGCACGAATGCGAAGCTGAGGCCCTGCACAGTGGTTCCATAGGTGACACCGGTGGCCGGGCGCGACGACGGGACCGGAAACCAACCCAAACCCTTTCGAGTTCTCGCGGTCTATGGGAGGTAATGAGTATCGACACCGGCGAATCGGCAGTCGCGGAGACCGAGGAGGCCCTCCGCTCGAAGGTCGAGACCTGGCTCGCGAAACAGATGCCGATTATCCAGATGCACGGGGGAACCAGCGCGGTGCGGAAGGCCGACCCCGGCGGCGAAGTGATCGTCGAACTCGGCGGCGGCTGTCGGGGCTGTGAGATCAGCGAAATCACGACGGGCAACATCGAGGCCGAACTGCTGCAGTGGCCAGAGATCGAGGAACTCACCGTCCGCGCGCCCGACGCCGGCGAGAGCTTCGGGATCGATCAGCCCGACAGTATCATGGGAATCGACCGCTCGGAGGGCGGTCGGGGTTTCTGATTACCGGCCGAGCTTGCGCCGGTTGATTGAGACGTTCGTCGGGGTGACGATGATCTGATCGTCGCCCTTCTGGACGATGTCGCCGTTTACCTCCTGGGCGACCTGTCGGAGCTCGTCGATGACGTGTTCGATCGTGCTGTCGCTCGTGCGCAGTCGGACGATGTCGGCGACGACGACGTCGCCGTCGTAGATGGCGTCCTTGATCGCGATCAGGTCGCGCTGGCCGTCGATCTCCGCGATGTGTACCTGGGTGCCGGCTTCCTCGGGCGTCGCCTCGATGTCGCCGGTATCGATCTCGATGTAGTCCTCGACGCTCCGACCCCGACCTCGGCGTTGAGTGGTCTGTTCGCCGAGGAGCTTGTCCATGAACCCCATAGGCGAGGGTCCGCCCGTGCCCGTATAGTTCTTGCGTCCCGACGTTTCGACGGCGGTCCGGTCCCGGCCTCGCGAGCCGAGACGGGTATTCACCACCCAAGCGATCCAACGAGGACGGTGACGAACCGGCGACGTCGCTCGACGGAACGAGGCGACAAGCGGGGCGAGGAGCGATCAGACCGAGAAGGTGTAGAGGTCGTCGCCGACGTGGTGGATCGACTCGACGACCTTCCCCGAATCGCCGACCATCTCCGAGCCGTCGGTGTTCGCCCGGCCGATCGCGAGCACCTTGCCGTGGGACTCCTCGGCGATCGCGACCAGATCGCCCGCTTCGATCCCCTCGTCGGCCTCGACGATCCCCGGACGCATCACGTCCGCGCCGTCCGAGACGAACGATATCGCGCCGGTATCGACGGTGACGACCCCGCGTTCGAGCGCGTGGTCGTTCGCGCCCCGGACGGTGAGAAACGGTTCGTCCTCGTAGTAGAACGCCTGAGGGTCGCCGTCGACGAGCACGAGGTCGAAGGGGCTGTCGGCGATTTCGACAAGTTCGTACGCGTCGCCGTCGATCGAGACGCCGAGGCCCTCCTGGAGCGCTGTTTCGAGCGCGCGCACCTCGTCGTTGCGCAGATGGTGGCGGGAGCTGACCTGCATACCCGAGGTGTCTCCGGGCTCGTCAATAAACCATCCGTTCCGCCTACGGCTGGAGGCCCATCTCCTCGGCCCGCTCGAGCGCGAGGTCGGTCACCTCCTCGGGGCTCAGATCGGATCGGGTCGCGAGCACGCGAGTGAGCATGCCTAGCTGCCGGACAGCCATCTCCTGGAGGTCGTCCTCGTCGACGTCGTTGGCGAAGTAGTAGGCGTCTCTTCCCTCCTCGTGGACGAGCCCGACGTACAGCGAAACGACGTCCTCGTCGGCCAGTCCCTCGATCGCGCGCTCGCGCAGTTCCTCGAACTCCTCGGTCGAACTCATACCGGCGAATGGCACCTCGCGTACTAAACCCCGGCGTCCGAACCCTCGGAACGGCGCAAAAAGGGCTAAGTGGGCCTCGGTCCTCTACCCGAATATGTGGGGCCCCCACAAACAGGGCCAACGGACGGTCACCTGTATCGCCTGTGGAGACGCCGTCAACAGAGCCGACGCACGCGAGTACGACAAGTTCGGTGATCGCTGGGATCGCGACGGGAAGGAGTTCGAACACCTCTGTAAGGACTGTTATCGCGGGCTCTGTCACCAGCCACGTGCGGAGCTCGAAGGGCTGCTCGTCGAGATCAACGCGGGGACCTACCCCCAAGCGGAGTTCCTCTCGTGGTACTGCGCGCTCGTCGACGAGCGCTACGGATCGCTCTCGGAGACCGAACGCGAGCGGTAGGCGACACCTATACTTTTCTTTCGCTCGTAGGCGCGACCATGACCACTCAAGAGGTCGCACGATGAGCGACGCCCAGTCGGAGGCGGGCACCGTCGAAGGACAGGGTCCCGTCGAGATCGACGAGGAACTCGCACGCCACCTCGAGAACAAACGCGAGGAGCTCTTCGAGAAGTTCGAGATCCCCGACGAGTTCCCCCCCGAGGTGATCGAGGAGGCCGAAACCCGCACGGAGGACATCCAATCGGAGATCGAAGCGGAGGTCGACGAACGCCGCGATCTCAGGGATCTCACCACGTGGACGACCGATCCGATCGACGCCCAGGACTTCGACGACGCCATCTCCATCGAAGAGAGAGAAGAGGAGTACGTCCTCTGGGTCCACATCGCGGACGTGACTCATTATGTGAATCCCGAGACCTCGATGTGGTCCTCGGCCGTCGAGCGCGCCAACACCGTCTACCTCCCCGCCTATACCGTCCACATGCTGCCGCCCACCCTCGCGGAGACCGTCTGCTCGCTGGTTCCCAATGAGGACCGGCTCGCCCATACGGTGGAGATGCATCTCGGCAAGGAGACCCTGGGCTACGACGAGATCGAGATCTACAAGTCGGTGATCGAGTCGGACGAGCGCCTGACCTACGCGCAGGCAGAACAGCGCCTCGAGGAGCCCGACGCGCCGCTTCACGAGGAGTGCGTGCTGGTCCACGAGGTGGCCGACCGAATGCACGAGCAACGGAAGGAGGACGGGTCGTTGGTGCTGAACCCGTCGCGTGACCGCGCCCACACGATCATCGAGGAGTGCATGCTGAAGGCGAACAAGGCCGTGACCCACGAACTGATGTGGGGCCGGGGCGTCGAGGCGATGTACCGCGTCCACCCCCAGCCAAGCCCCGACGAGTGGGACAAGGCACTTCAAGAGATCCAGGAGCTCGACGGCGTCTCGATCCCCGGCGAGGCCTGGGACGACCCCCGGAAGGCGGTCAACGCCACCCTGGAGGAAGCGCCCGGGCGCCAGCTGGGCAAGATCCAGTGGGCGGTGATGAAGGTGATGCCACGAGCCCAGTACATGAACGACCCCTTCGGCGGGCACCACGCGCTGAACTTCGAGATCTACGGCCATTTCACCAGCCCCATTCGCCGCCTGTCGGACCTGATCAACCACTGGATCGTCCACACGAACGACGTCCCCGAGGACCTCGTCGCGCTCTGTGATCGGGCCTCCGAGCGCCAGAAGGCCGCCGAACAGTGCGAGCGCGAGTACAAGAAGTTCTTAGAGGAGGTCGGCCTCGATCCCAGCGCGGTGAACAACCGCGGGATCGAAGTCGTTGACGAGGAGTAACCGAGTCGACGGCCAGCGAAGCGGAGTTTCGCGCTACTGGCCCCGAGCGCGAGTCAGCCCCTGACCGCGGGTACCGTCGCTACCGGTCTGTGGAGGACGAATGACAGGGGTAGAACGGACGGCCGACTCGAACGATCGCAAACGAGGAGAAGAAAACGGCAGGGAGTTCAGTAGTGTCGTTCGCTACCGTTGACCTTCTTTGCGGCCCACTTCTTGGCGTCCCGTGCGATCAGTTTGTAGGATTCTGTTTTACTCATACACGAGTTAATATACAGTCAACCGGTAAAAGTCTAACGCATCGCTGACATATACTGAATGATTGTCATATACATACTGATGTTGATATGAATGTCGATGGAATTTGTTGAACGATCGTGGAAGACGGGCAGACCAGAGGTGCAGGGGCGACGGCCACCGTCACACTATTGCATATCGCGGTCGGTACGGGATGCATGGACGATGACCCCACGGTCGACTCGGAGCTGGCCGACGAACTACTCAGCGTCTGTCGAACGACGGTCGGCGACGAGCTGCGTAGCATCACCTACTTCACCGAGGACGGGGTCGAGCAGGTGTACCTCCGCTCGGACCTCGAACGGACGGCCGACCTGATCGGGTTCGCCGAGCACGAGCGCATGGGCTTTCGCTCCCAGTCGGCCTACCGGAACACCCAGTTGGGCGAGTACGAGGCGACGATCCGCATGTTCGAACACGGCTTTCTGACCCGAGTCATCGAGGGGAGACACGGCACCTGGGTGACGACCGATTCGATGGATATCGACCGATTCGAGGAGCTCTCGACCGCACTCAGGAAGGTGCTGGCCGAGTACGACATCGGGGAGTGACGAACCGGCACCGGGAGGAGCGATCTCACCGTATACGTATCGGGACTATCAGTGTCGAGATGCGATGAACTCCGTCGAGCGACCGGTGGAACGACTGACGCGCGAGGAGGGAGGACGCGATCGAGGCCCACGGCCACGACTGACGGCGACGAGATCAGGTGGCTCGACTGAACCGATAACGTCGGGAGTTGTGTGGACTCGCTGGGAGTCCCGCGAGCGAGGGGGGCTTAACGAGTCCACTGACCGGAGTCGAGCGAAGCGAGACGAAGGGAAATGGACTCGCTGGGATTTGAACCCAGGGCCTCTTCCTGGCTTCGTTCGCTCCCTGTTGGTTTCCAACCAAATCATGGAACCAATGCATCCCACTGAAGCCGTACAGGACTATCTCGATGGGAGAACAGATCTTTGCCAATCATCAAAGGCAAATCACAGATACCGATTACAGCGGTTCAAAGAGTGGTGTGAAGAAGAAGGAATCACTAACACAAACGAACTCACCGGACGGAAGCTACACCAGTTCAAAATATGGCGGTCCCAAGAGGTCAACAACGTTACCCTGAAAAACCATCTGGGGACACTAAGACAGTTCATAGCCTTTTGCGAGCGCATAGACGCCGTTGCTGGGGGACTCAGTGAAAAACTCGAACTCCCACAACTGGGATACAATGAGGAGGTGAACGACACCATGCTTTCTCACAAGGAAGCAAAGCGGATTCTTCCCTACCTGAAGAAGTACGAATACGGTTCAGTTCGGCATGTTATCTTCGTCGTTCTCTGGCATACAGGAATCCGTATCAGCACACTCAGGGCATTCGACGTAGAGGACTTCGATTCCCAACAGGGCTTTCTCAGGGCCATACACAGGCCAGAAACGCCTCTCAAGAACCGAAAGCAAGGGGAACGGGAAATCAATCTCAACGACGAAACGGTGGAAATCATTGAGGACTACCTTCGAATGACTCACTCCGGCGTTACGGACACCAAGGGGAGGACACCACTGATTGCAACATCACAGGGCCGGGCACATACAACGACTATCAGGGCACAGATATACCGGGTTACCCGTCCCTGTCATTATCTGAATAGCTGTCCCCACGATAGGGATGTAAACGAATGCGAGGCGGTCAGTAACCAGTATGCATCTAAATGCCCGTCCTCAGTAAGCCCTCATGCGATACGAAAGGGAGCCATCACCCATCATCGGAACAACGGATGGCCTGCCAAAGCTGTTAGTGACAGAGCTGATGTGAGCCAAGAGGTGCTGGATAAGCACTACGACAAGGGAACACAGTCAGAAAAGAGAGAACGGAGAAAAGAGTTCATGAATAACCTCTAATTCACGTAGTCTCTGTCCTGCCACAAATACCACACACCCATTTGTTCCCCGCCCCCTTCCGCTCTCCAGTTGCCTTCACTCTACACCCCCAACAATACTGAGTCTCTATATTGTTCATAGTCATGAGTAACGGCCTACACAACCCACATCAATAACAGTGTGCATATCTACCTCATCGACTCGAAAGGCCGGATATTTTCAGGGTAGGCTACAGTGAGTAGTCCAGTCAACTATCAAAATACAATACAAGCCGTCTCAGGGGGATGATGAAGAACACAGGGGGATTTTGTAGGCTCTTCTATGGCTACTGTTCTTCCCCACAGACGATACTCCGGAGTTCATCAGCAAGGTCACCATGGGCTTCCATGGCTTCGATATCCCCATCAAGCCGTTCCAGTCGGTTCCGAATCCGGCTAATGGTTTGATAGCGATAGTCGTCTTTTACATCGGCAGTCCCACTGATGATTTCCCGTTCTCGGTCTGTCAGCAAAGCGCGAGCCATACAGTATATAACTAATGTGAGATGAAAAACGTTTCTATTATACAGACAACATTGATATTATGAAGTAGACTTATGTGATTGGCAGTATAGTGTCTATGTAGGCCAGATGGTCGCTCGTAGAAAGCGGCCCGGATGTTGGAGCATCCGAACCATGGCCTGGAACACAGACCAATGCAGACTACAAGCCCATCGGCTAAAAGCGACTTGGTAGCATCGGCAACTGAAAAGACAGTCAAGCGCGCGCAGTGGGAATCCTTCAGCTTCGAACTGGAAGCGCCGGGATTAGTCCTGGTTACGAACGACAGTCACGACGAAGACGGACACTCCTACTTGGTCAACGTCGAGACCGACGTTCCGGTAGCGTGTGAATGCAAGGCGTTCGAGTACGGAAATGGCCCCTGCAAACACATGGTCGCGGTGGCTATCCGTGAGCCTGTTCTGAAGGCTGCTCAGGTGGTTCCCATCCCGGACGGTGGACAGACCGACAACACATGCAAAAACGGACAGACAGGCTGCTGTGGCCCAGATGGGGATGACCTCCCATGCTTCGATTGCTATCAAGATAGCCACTAACTCCGCTTCTTAGAGTTCATATTTCCTACACTGTATAGTCAGTAACAGATTACAGGATTTCAATCACCCTCAATCGTATGTCTCGATTGCCTCCCGAAGCGTCATTGTCTCAATATCGCGCTCCTCAACCCATTCGAGCATCTCCCCAATCGATTCCTCGTTTACCTCGTCTTTGAATGAGTGTGCCCCAACTACACCGAGGAGCGCGTTGTTAGCGATTTTATCCAGGTCATGTTTGACCGACTTCTTGTCCGTGAACTCAATGAAGTAGTCTCGCTGGGTCTCATACGGGTCGTACTCGTCAGGATAGTTGATGCGTGACCCATGTTCGGCATTCGCTACACCGTCGTACTGTTCCTTTACGAAAAGGTTCGAGTAGCCCGAATACGCATCATACGGAGCCAATATGGTCGAAACGTCATATCCCATCTCTTCAAGCGCCTTCTTCGAGTCGTCCACTGCCTCATGCATCACATCAGCAGGATAATGAATCTCGGATTCGCCAGCATGGAAATGTTCGTCAACCGGCTCGGTAAGTTTGACCCGACGCTCGCCAGGCTCACCGGCAAGACCTGCAACCTCCCGAAGCACCTTCGTCTCACCATTAGTGATTTCGACCGTTTCACCCTCATGATGGCCGTGTCGATAGCCCTCCGCCGACACTATGATATCACTGTGATTGGTGTCTTCTGTGAGCGGAAACGACGCGAGTGGACGATGCTCCTTGGTATGGCTGGCAATTTCCCAGCCTGCCTCGACTAGTTCGTCTAACTCCTCGGTATCCATGTAGCCCGATGTCCCAACCCACTCACTCACAATCCCGGTCGTCGCGGGTGCATCGAACGCCTTGTGAGCAGGTAATGCCTGCGTGTAGTCCTCCATTGGCCCATCGTCATAGACGAAAACGATGGCTCCGTTCTCCGGCAGTGTTGGCTGTGGGTCCTCTTCTTCCTCTTCCTCCTCCGGTTCTTTAGCTTGCTCTTGGTCGGCGTGTAGTGGCTTGCTCTCAGTCGTCGTCTCTTTCGGACTCTTACGCCCGCTGTCGCTCTGTACCCCGAATAATTGCTTTATCTTGGAGATGAACCATGAGAACAGCCCTATCCCAAAGACATTTTGCAGAACCCCCCGGCGCGTTGGTTGCCTTCCCCTCATACAACTATCCACTTTGCAACTGTTGTATAATGTTTTTGGAATGACGATAGGAGTGATAAGAAGTACCAAAAAAGACAGTCCAAGCTGCACAATGGGGGAAGCAGGCTACTCAGTCGGTTACAATGGTAGACGGTGACCAGGCTATCAAAACCTGTCAAAACGGTCAGACGGGCTGTTGTGGCCCAGTTGGGGATGACTTGCCCTGTTTTGATTGCTTCAAAGAACAAGAGCGATAGCTGCTACTCCTCGTAGCGAATTACTATTTATTGACCCGGATTATAGGTGAGGTGTTAGAGGTCTTGGCATGGCTGAATGAGCATCTCGGACGGTAGTCAACCCTATTTGGTCAATGAGGACAACTACGAATACGTGCCTGAAGAGCTACAGCTGGATATGAGTAAAAGACGCTAAAAAAGCACAGAAATCAGCTTGTCGCCGTTTGAAGGCGCTTCGGCTAAGGCTGAGGCCGTTAATTATTCTCCCATCCTATTTGTGTATACTATTAGTCACTTCCCACCCCAGAAATGTCAAAGAAAATTGACTACTAATCCGTTATTCGACGGATAAATGTTTTGCAAATTAGTAGTACGGTTTTTCTGATTCTCCATTAATCTCCAGTATAGAGTGCATAAAAACGAAGAATTCTACTAGACAACTCTAAAACCAAATGTATCCAAGGATATTTTACCCCCCATTTCGAATAAACGACCAGATGAGATAGCCCAAGTCGGAAGCAACCCCGACCGGTTGAACCCGGCCAGTGTGTTGGGCCGCCATGACGCCGCGGAGGCCCCGCGGAAGAGGTCCCAACATGACCCCGCGCCATGACCTCCCTCGGCGGCATGGTTAAGGAACAACTCGGGCAAGCAACACCGGCGCTATTGATGTAAGCTCCCCGGTTCTAGTGGCCAGGAAACCATCACAACTAGGGTAATTGCGGGGTATTATTATCGAATACCCTCTTCGCGTGGGTTATCGCGAATTGGCTTGGTCCGCTGTAGACGGGCCAAACCATAACAACAAGATACTGCACATGAAGATAGAGCTACTTGCCGATAAGACTATTGTACAGGTTATTGAGACAAAGCGGCCTAGGCAAATGAAGAAGGATGGCCATGGGAAGTGACAAAATCGAGTCACATGATGACTGGGAGGTGGTTCGGCTACCGACTCTCCTTATCCAGATTTCACGTGATGAAGAGATAGCGCCTCGAGAAGATCTCCGACGGGCCGTCATGAACCGGGAATACATTGCTCCCGAAACCGCCGACATGGTCATTCAGTCGGCTATTGATGATGGTATTATTGAGCGGCACAACGGCGAGGTACTTCACCTTCTTGAAGATGGGAAGGTCCTATTTGAGGACTTCGACCATGACGAGTAACGCTGATTCGGTCACCATTGACAAACTCGTCGATAATGTCCGAGAAGACCCTAACCTCATACCGGAGGAGAAGGAGTTCACGTTCACAGGCGTCAAGTCCAATCGTGAAGTCCAGGTCTACGCTGAGATTGCTGGGATGATGCGACGACTACTCGTTCATCCCGAGTTCACCATTCAGGATGTACGAGACCTTGAAGGAAACCGACTCAAGCTAGATGAGTACGATGACGAGACGGTGACGGGTGTTCAAGGCCGGATACCAGTTGGTTGTCTGAAGGTGAGAGCGTCGAGTCGCTCGACATCTGGCTATGCTGATATTATATCTTGGGGAAGGAATCGGGACAGAACATCAAATCCAGAGGACGTTGAGGACCACGACGTGAGTGAGGAATACAAAGCGGATGATGAGTGAGATGTTGACTACTTCATCTGGTCGGTGCTGGTAGCAAAATAGCTCAAGCTAGAGGAAATAATCGGATTTCTTATAGATAATACTCTCCCTGGATTGAAATAATAGTTCCCCGGTGGCGTTCCGTGGTTCGACTCCACGGCGGGGATTGCCCGAAAGGGCACCCGAATACGAGGCAGCTCAAAAGTCGATTTTCTTACTACGATAGAAGAACACATAATGAGATTAGTGAGTTCTATCCGCTGAGATTAGTGGAAATGACCGTTGGGGTCTGAAACGCAATACCTTGACTCAGTATTGAGCTCCCTCATCGGAACAGAATTTAAAAGAAACATGAATATAACACATTTAAAAGAAGATAGACAAAACGAATCAGATATCGACTATCCTGGTCCTATCGCTACACAGGACGAGGACACCTTAGGTCAATCAATACAATCGAACGTCGAGGAGTGGATAGACCTAAATGAGAACGTTGTCTGGGTCTACGACCTCCCCAATGCGAACTTGAAGGCCAAAGATATCAAGGAGGCACTTGAAGACCGACAGTATCCGGTAGAGGGGAAGGAATGGAGTGATTTCATCGACTGGCTATCTGGACTCCTATCCAACGAGTATGTCGATGGATTTCAAGCCTTCAGTGAAGAGACCAACGGCAATTGGGAGGTCCGAATCGCTCGTCGGTCACCGGCAGAAGTTTGGACCGATATCAAAACAGCATATGACGATACGGACGTCATGAAGCGCGACGTTCGACAACAAGCTGTTGACCAACTTCGACGGGAGTTCCAGGTCATTACTATGGCGGAGACCGGGGAGTTGTACTGTTACGACCGTGAAGCGGGCATCTACCGTTCTGATGGTGAACGTGTTGTGCGAGAGCAGCTCGAAGACCGACTACGGGAACATGCAACTCGAAGAGATGTCAACGAAATTCTACACAAGCTCAAAGCAGGACAGTCGAGAACGGCTGACGAGTTTCGAGGTCCGAGTGGTCTGGTCTGTGTCGAGAACGGTGTCATTAACATCTCCAGTCCATCGGACCTGACCCTGCGTACTCATAGTCCCGAAGACGAGTTCCGGTCTCGGTTACTCATTGGATTCGACCCTGATGCGGACTGTCCGACCTGGAAGGACTGTCTCGACCAGTGGGTATCCGATGGGGATGACCGTCAGAAGCTCCAGGAATTCGTCGGCTATTGTCTCCATCACTGGGACCAACCCTTCCAGAAGGCATTACTCCTCGTTGGCCCGACTGGAAGCGGGAAATCCACGTTTCTGAACGTCGTAAACGAACTTCTTGGTCACGAGAATGTCGCCAATCAGTCCTTGCAAGCGCTGGCGAACCAACGGTTTGCGAAGGCAGAGTTGTATGAGAAGTTCGCCAACATCTACAACGACTTGGACGCAGCGAGTGTTCAGAATCCAGGTGTGTTCAAGACGTTAACTGCTGGGGACTCCATCATGGTTGAGCGAAAGAACAAGGACCCGTTTCGATTTCAGCCAACCCAGAAGTTGCTCTTCGCGGCCAATCAAGTCCCGAGTGTAGACCATGATGACGATGCATTCTACCGTCGATGGCTTATTGTCGAGTTCCCAGAGACGATTCCGTCGCCCGACCGAAATCCGAATCTCGAAGACGAACTCCAGGAGGAATTACCGGGAATCCTCAACTGGACACTCGATGGGTATGCCCGATTAATGAAGCAGGGTCAATTCACTGGAGACCAGACTATTGAATCAACTCGGTCGTTCTGGCATTCGTATGGGACGTCGATAGAGCAGTTCCTTGAGGAGAAGGTCGACATTATTCTCGAGGCCGAAACACCGGAGGAGGACGTGTATGATGCCTACTGCGAGTTCTGTGATACTCAGGGACTTCCGGCACGTCCGAAGCAGACAGTGACGAAAGAACTCAAACGACAAACGAATGTCGAACAAACCCGTCCGGATATCGACGGGGAACGGGTTCGGTGTTACTCCGGTATCACCCTCTCAAACGGCGATTCCTTGGAACCAAATAGTGAAGAGGACGATGACGAGAGTTCTAGCTGGTTAGACGATGTTGAATCTGAATCCTTCTGACTGTCAACCATCCTCTTCATCACCTATAGTCATGTCCAGGGTAATTGCAGACTATCTCAATCACTTGAAGTAGGAGTAGTAGAAAAAAGAGTCGGGTAGACCCTAGCCACCTTGGACGGAGACTTCAACAGCCTTAATTGGTATAGTCGTGGTTCAACTCCGTAGCGGATTATACCTGAGAAGGCAAGAAAACAATACAACATATCATCCCTATAGAATATCATCAGTGGTATCGGCCTCCCGGAACTCACCTAATGATGTATACTGTCGTGATTGAGGCCAGCGATTCTGGTATGGAATAGGGTCCTCAAGTTCATGCAGAGAATCCGGCTCAAAAACGACGACCTTCTTGTCGGAGTCAAACTTGGCTTGGTCAACATATGACTCCAATGGACGCGCTAAAGATGCCTCATTCGCCTTAACAAGGTCCTTTATCCTTGCAACGTATCGAATTTCACTTTCACCTTCCGAGACATACATCGCAGCGAACTCGGGATTACGACCAACACGAACGAACCCCCAGGCATTGTTCTCCTTGAGAAATGGAATACCCGATTTCTTTGTGGGGAATACGGCTACTGTCGCATTGTTATCACCCTCTATTTCCTGCCGGGAAATACGTCCTACGATGGCATTTGCACCTTCTTCTGGTATCCATTCTGACTCATCGGGATCATCGAGATTGATACGTTGCTCGGTCCGAGACCGACCTTTGTTAATCTCCTGGCTCTGCTCATCAAGAGTAGCAATCAGTCCATCGATAAACTGCTTTGCTTCCTTTTCTATCTGCTGTGATGCGACGTCTCCAATCTCACTGATTACGACCTGTCC
Protein-coding regions in this window:
- a CDS encoding DNA primase family protein, which encodes MGSETQYLDSVLSSLIGTEFKRNMNITHLKEDRQNESDIDYPGPIATQDEDTLGQSIQSNVEEWIDLNENVVWVYDLPNANLKAKDIKEALEDRQYPVEGKEWSDFIDWLSGLLSNEYVDGFQAFSEETNGNWEVRIARRSPAEVWTDIKTAYDDTDVMKRDVRQQAVDQLRREFQVITMAETGELYCYDREAGIYRSDGERVVREQLEDRLREHATRRDVNEILHKLKAGQSRTADEFRGPSGLVCVENGVINISSPSDLTLRTHSPEDEFRSRLLIGFDPDADCPTWKDCLDQWVSDGDDRQKLQEFVGYCLHHWDQPFQKALLLVGPTGSGKSTFLNVVNELLGHENVANQSLQALANQRFAKAELYEKFANIYNDLDAASVQNPGVFKTLTAGDSIMVERKNKDPFRFQPTQKLLFAANQVPSVDHDDDAFYRRWLIVEFPETIPSPDRNPNLEDELQEELPGILNWTLDGYARLMKQGQFTGDQTIESTRSFWHSYGTSIEQFLEEKVDIILEAETPEEDVYDAYCEFCDTQGLPARPKQTVTKELKRQTNVEQTRPDIDGERVRCYSGITLSNGDSLEPNSEEDDDESSSWLDDVESESF
- a CDS encoding type I restriction enzyme HsdR N-terminal domain-containing protein, which gives rise to MDEDAIKEYVERSLAIVDSSPQMNEESTREKLVRPLIELLDWDFYFEVEPEYPVQMGSTRKKVDYALILEETPVVFIEVKGNDTTVSDSDQDQLRSYMRQVGVDWGLLTNGDIFVILKRQTDRRRPTETTLGEFTLDKLEGQIHLLKTLSKESIESGESESIAQNIEAIQQAVNRLRNGKDDIAEKVGQVVISEIGDVASQQIEKEAKQFIDGLIATLDEQSQEINKGRSRTEQRINLDDPDESEWIPEEGANAIVGRISRQEIEGDNNATVAVFPTKKSGIPFLKENNAWGFVRVGRNPEFAAMYVSEGESEIRYVARIKDLVKANEASLARPLESYVDQAKFDSDKKVVVFEPDSLHELEDPIPYQNRWPQSRQYTSLGEFREADTTDDIL